Proteins co-encoded in one Garra rufa chromosome 21, GarRuf1.0, whole genome shotgun sequence genomic window:
- the gch1 gene encoding GTP cyclohydrolase 1: MERSKQKQMNQNENETDAAVNGHFDGRVKIPGWSAGGGGGAAGNPSSTVPSSSVMESWREERTRSLEDNEMSLPSIAAAYTTILRGLGEDPQRQGLLKTPWRAATAMQFFTKGYQEKIIDVLNDAIFDEDHDEMVIVKDIDMFSMCEHHLVPIFGRVHIGYLPNKRVLGLSKLAR; this comes from the exons ATGGAACGCTCCAAACAGAAACAAATGaatcaaaatgaaaatgaaacagATGCCGCGGTCAATGGACACTTTGACGGACGGGTAAAGATTCCCGGATGGAGCgccggtggtggtggtggtgccGCTGGGAACCCGAGCTCCACCGTGCCGTCCTCCAGCGTGATGGAGAGCTGGAGGGAAGAACGCACTCGCAGTCTGGAAGACAATGAAATGAGCCTGCCGAGCATCGCCGCGGCTTATACCACTATCCTCAGGGGTCTCGGGGAAGATCCGCAGCGGCAGGGGCTCCTCAAAACTCCGTGGAGAGCCGCCACTGCCATGCAGTTCTTCACCAAGGGCTATCAGGAAAAAATCATCG atgtcctgaatgacGCAATCTTTGATGAAGACCATGATGAGATGGTGATCGTGAAGGATATTGACATGTTTTCCATGTGTGAACATCATTTAGTTCCCATTTTTGGCCGG GTGCATATAGGTTACCTTCCAAACAAGAGGGTTCTTGGTCTGAGTAAATTAGCAAGGTAG